The proteins below are encoded in one region of Kazachstania africana CBS 2517 chromosome 6, complete genome:
- the RPS14B gene encoding 40S ribosomal protein uS11 (similar to Saccharomyces cerevisiae RPS14A (YCR031C) and RPS14B (YJL191W); ancestral locus Anc_1.146): MATVQARDNSQVFGVARIFASFNDTFVHVTDLSGRETIARVTGGMKVKADRDESSPYAAMLAAQDVAAKCKEVGITAVHVKIRATGGTRTKTPGPGGQAALRALARSGLRIGRIEDVTPVPSDSTRKKGGRRGRRL; encoded by the exons ATGGCTACTG TTCAAGCTCGTGACAATTCCCAAGTTTTTGGTGTTGCTAGAATCTTTGCTTCTTTCAACGATACCTTCGTCCACGTTACCGATTTATCTGGTAGAGAAACCATCGCCAGAGTCACCGGTGGTATGAAGGTCAAGGCCGACAGAGATGAATCCTCCCCATACGCTGCTATGTTAGCTGCCCAAGATGTCGCTGCTAAGTGTAAGGAAGTTGGTATCACCGCTGTTCACGTCAAAATCAGAGCTACTGGTGGTACTAGAACCAAGACCCCAGGTCCAGGTGGTCAAGCTGCTTTAAGAGCTTTAGCTAGATCCGGTTTAAGAATCGGCCGTATTGAAGATGTTACCCCAGTTCCATCTGACTCTACCAGAAAGAAGGGTGGTAGAAGAGGTAGAAGATTATGA
- the RPS22A gene encoding 40S ribosomal protein uS8 (similar to Saccharomyces cerevisiae RPS22A (YJL190C); ancestral locus Anc_1.147) — MTRTSVLADALNAINNAEKTGKRQVLIRPSSKVIIKFLQVMQKHGYIGEFEYIDDHRSGKIVVQLNGRLNKCGVISPRFNVKIGDIEKWTENLLPARQFGYVILTTSAGIMDHEEARRKHVSGKILGFVY; from the coding sequence ATGACTAGAACTTCTGTCTTAGCTGATGCTTTAAACGCCATTAACAACGCTGAAAAGACCGGTAAGCGTCAAGTTTTAATTAGACCATCTTCCAAGGtcatcattaaattcttACAAGTTATGCAAAAGCATGGTTACATTGGTGAATTTGAATACATCGATGACCACAGATCTGGTAAGATTGTTGTCCAATTAAACGGTAGATTGAACAAGTGTGGTGTTATCTCCCCAAGATTCAACGTCAAGATTGGtgacattgaaaaatggacTGAAAACTTATTACCAGCCAGACAATTCGGTTACGTTATCTTAACTACCTCTGCTGGTATTATGGATCACGAAGAAGCCAGAAGAAAGCACGTTTCTGGTAAGATCTTAGGTTTCGTTTACTAA
- the SWE1 gene encoding tyrosine protein kinase SWE1 (similar to Saccharomyces cerevisiae SWE1 (YJL187C); ancestral locus Anc_1.149), protein MDNIRQKSDQDFNMVDIDDADNDMVVNLDVVNNDVQTPDKFQYQTSNNLKFYPYSNSNKLTRSVATLNLSLSNIDLPESQSKALQRIREEEDEEMNHRIHRWSPFHTDDDDDDPSTPTLKRSASKSELSPFVNNPETLKKWNYKQPPSSNLSKQWSSQNSSNKNNNANNDNIPFNRARPDPQAFQSTGLTSKIFQNNNLYPKKLLIPNTPVKQYPLKDTGRISNITTFSNTIDDSIFSEDPNNSNLTNDTLPFVLSPTLETARIRVSTGNSSPISALKSSNKSNSRSPYLNKFKKFKKLRDSVILKNEELSNSLQQFTDDLYGVDENSQSKNFINDNISFFSQLPPPTYQKGKDDFVTENSSTDEDDMSTPTRRKTIAGAKHRAADILSSSKQSPIRTRKHVASASPDLHLFERFSNVNILGQSQFSTVYQVTFDETKKRYAVKSITPNKHNSLHRILQEIGLLAEIRDSKLDEEGKEYVVDFITSWKFESSFYVMTDYYENGNLDKFLQEQVISKKARLEDWRIWKIIVEICLGLRFIHETCRIVHLDIKPSNIMVTFEGNLKLGDFGMATHLPLEDPNFENEGDREYIAPEIISKCTYDFRADIFSLGLMIVEIAANVILPDNGNAWHKLRSGDLSDAGRLSSTDIHSESLFSGATKIDTHLTELTIGKDDRNSRKNSISKIPAWVPRFLIDGESLERVVKWMIDPNYRKRPTASDLLQTEECLYVERTRKAGAIIQEDDFGPTPEFFK, encoded by the coding sequence ATGGATAACATACGCCAGAAGTCTGACCAGGATTTCAATATGGTTGACATCGATGATGCTGATAATGATATGGTTGTCAACTTGGATGTAGTGAACAATGATGTACAAACTCCAGATAAATTTCAGTATCAAACgtcaaataatttgaaattttatccatattcaaattcaaataaattaactAGAAGTGTTGCTACGCTAAATCTATCACTAAGTAACATAGATTTACCTGAATCGCAGTCAAAGGCTCTACAACGaataagagaagaagaagatgaagaaatgaacCATCGTATACATAGATGGTCCCCCTTCCATACCGACGACGACGACGATGATCCATCAACTCCCACTTTGAAACGATCTGCTTCAAAATCTGAACTATCACCATTCGTTAATAATCcagaaactttgaaaaaatggaattaTAAACAACCTCCTTCATCAAATCTAAGTAAACAATGGTCATCACaaaatagtagtaataaaaataataatgccaataatgataatatcCCATTCAACCGTGCTAGACCTGATCCTCAGGCTTTCCAATCTACTGGATTAACCTCCAagatctttcaaaataataacctATATCCTAAGAAATTACTTATACCAAACACACCAGTGAAACAATACCCATTAAAAGATACCGGTCGAATATCGAATATaacaactttttcaaatacaATCGATGACTCCATCTTTTCGGAAGATCCAAATAATAGTAATCTAACAAATGATACTTTACCATTTGTTCTATCACCAACATTGGAAACTGCACGTATTCGGGTTTCAACGGGGAACTCATCACCAATAAGTGCtttgaaaagttcaaatAAATCTAATAGTCGTTCACCTTATTTGAATAagtttaaaaaatttaaaaaattaagagaTTCTgttatattgaaaaatgaagaattatcaaatagTTTACAGCAATTTACTGATGATTTATATGGGGTAGACGAGAATTCACaatctaaaaattttattaatgaCAATATATCGTTCTTTTCTCAATTACCTCCACCAACTTATCAAAAGGGGAAAGATGATTTCGTAACAGAGAATAGTTCTACCGATGAGGATGATATGTCAACACCAACAAGAAGGAAAACCATAGCGGGTGCAAAACATAGAGCAGCTGATATCTTATCATCGTCAAAACAATCTCCAAtaagaacaagaaaacaTGTGGCCTCTGCATCTCCAGATTTAcatctttttgaaagattttcaaACGTTAATATTCTTGGTCAAAGCCAATTCTCTACAGTTTATCAAGTTACATTCGATGAGACAAAGAAAAGGTACGCCGTTAAATCGATTACACCAAATAAACATAATTCATTGCAtagaattcttcaagagaTTGGGCTATTAGCCGAAATAAGAGATTCAAAGttagatgaagaaggtaAGGAATACGTGGTCGATTTTATAACGTCATGGAAGTTTGAAAGCTCATTCTATGTGATGACAGATTACtatgaaaatggtaatcttgataaattcttaCAGGAACAAGTTATTTCCAAGAAGGCAAGATTAGAAGATTGGAGAATATGGAAAATTATAGTGGAAATATGTCTTGGCCTAAGATTTATTCATGAGACCTGTCGCATAGTTCATCTCGATATCAAGCCTAGCAATATCATGGTTACCTTCGAAGGTAATCTGAAATTAGGTGATTTTGGGATGGCTACACATTTACCTTTAGAAGatccaaattttgaaaatgaaggtGATAGAGAATACATTGCTCCTGAGATTATCTCAAAATGTACCTATGATTTTAGAGCTGatatcttttcattagGCTTAATGATTGTTGAAATCGCTGCAAATGTTATCTTACCAGACAATGGTAATGCATGGCATAAATTGAGATCTGGTGACTTATCCGATGCTGGAAGATTAAGTTCTACAGATATCCATTCTGAGTCACTATTTTCTGGTGctacaaaaattgataccCACCTAACAGAATTAACAATAGGAAAAGATGATAGAAATTCAAGGAAGAACAGTATATCCAAAATACCCGCATGGGTACCGAGATTCCTAATAGATGGAGAATCATTAGAAAGAGTAGTTAAATGGATGATAGATCCCAATTATCGCAAGAGACCCACTGCATCTGACCTTTTGCAAACAGAAGAATGTTTGTATGTAGAAAGAACTAGAAAAGCCGGCGCCATTATCCAAGAAGACGATTTTGGGCCAACTcctgaattttttaaatag
- the SYP1 gene encoding Syp1p (similar to Saccharomyces cerevisiae SYP1 (YCR030C); ancestral locus Anc_1.151), translating to MPEERTEYYSILAAKEPYESTETIRIRLSQAKLINKDFYLFFKEISDLKRNYSQHLRKIIAENESLDKLLKSQMLENQVLTTDEMAQFNFNSLGQLGQLWSTVIEEMKTDLKATNEFQRTLDNQVLKTLKDSTENNTHWKESKKLHSKLSQIAANIDYFSRKDDRKEQLEEANRQWASDVPYLVELFETIDYNRLQTLKDCLLAFQTGFSDYLLNTTNQCEHVMENFLEFEPMNEIKRFAKDASEYNFQVSSRSHAKVSQPEQGIAPQPAAAMSHKEKRKSTFGNIGRRFTSSSSVVHHDLMNNEFSDSNNNTSLKNKKSSNRIRSKVGSIFGKKSLLKNKKSQTFNKNQKSIPEYEEVSSTENSTSAGAYHSTTSIPHRPTASTRTNSESSYHNQRLQSSIKQETPKKGSQSIPSESLYADKEATPRKMYNEPPQEVVQQQNVPQDEVLTPTKNQSILMSQAPLQPQQKNKALPAHPMQHGQQDGSPRTEAPALPPSRKYTQRHSELYNAAPVSQQSQEQEQYQAERIPSMVAPQVTGELQQLNPQSTGTSNILPVNSQSLFQHSSIANDETVKVGLNASVAEVINARFKEGVIQDSQLIGELALDYVPTNELPIGINLKINNSSKFEKIILNQAFVEQVDDEHFKINPEFINSRVLGAIKYSVSDTMAPIVVHPIWKFEEHQASVVLTVKIANFVPRRIRKLTLKDLVVFVSIDGANATSALSKPQGSFNKEKRRITWRFKEPLVLDRDGEGERLIARFLTDGIAKESERGVSIKFAIREQHGEGNVVENISVGSGISLEAQELDVNDPFGGEWNNVNTTNTLAAGTYYGLA from the coding sequence ATGCCAGAGGAAAGAACGGAATATTACAGCATCCTTGCAGCAAAGGAGCCTTACGAGTCAACGGAAACCATTAGAATCAGGCTTTCTCAGGCTAAATTGATCAATAAGGACTTCTATCtattcttcaaagaaatcTCAGACCTGAAGAGAAACTATTCTCAACATTTACGTAAGATTATTgcagaaaatgaaagtttagataaacttttgaaaagcCAAATGCTAGAAAATCAGGTCCTCACTACGGATGAAATGGCTCAATTTAACTTCAACTCCTTGGGCCAATTGGGCCAATTGTGGAGTACtgtcattgaagaaatgaagaCAGATTTGAAAGCAACAAATGAATTTCAACGTACTTTAGATAATCAAGTACTTAAAACTTTAAAGGATTCCACTGAAAATAATACCCACTGGAAGGAAAGTAAAAAATTACACTCAAAATTGAGTCAAATTGCTGCGaatattgattatttttcaagGAAGGATGACCGTAAAGAACaattagaagaagcaaATAGACAATGGGCCTCTGATGTTCCTTATCTAGTAGAATTGTTCGAAACTATTGATTATAATCGTTTACAAACTCTGAAGGACTGTCTCTTAGCTTTCCAAACAGGTTTCAGTGACTATCTATTAAACACCACTAACCAATGTGAACATGTAATGGAAAATTTCCTTGAATTTGAGCCaatgaatgaaattaaacGTTTTGCAAAAGATGCAAGTGAGTACAATTTCCAAGTATCTAGTCGTAGTCATGCAAAAGTGTCCCAGCCAGAACAGGGAATTGCACCCCAACCTGCTGCTGCTATGTCtcataaagaaaagaggaaaagtACCTTCGGTAATATTGGACGTCGTTTCACTTCCTCGTCAAGCGTGGTTCATCATGatttaatgaataatgAATTCTCTGATTCAAATAACAATACTTccttgaaaaataaaaagtcTTCAAATAGAATAAGATCTAAAGTTGGTTCAATCTTTGGTAAGAAAAGtttattgaagaataaaaaatctCAAACTTTTAATAAGAACCAAAAATCTATACCAGAATATGAAGAGGTTTCCTCCACAGAAAATTCTACAAGCGCAGGTGCATATCACTCGACTACTAGTATACCACATCGTCCAACCGCTTCTACGCGTACGAATTCTGAATCATCCTACCATAACCAACGTCTACAATCATCTATAAAGCAAGAAACGCCAAAGAAGGGCAGCCAGAGTATACCTTCCGAATCCTTATATGCAGATAAGGAAGCTACTCCAAGAAAAATGTACAATGAACCTCCTCAAGAAGTAGTGCAACAACAGAATGTACCACAGGACGAAGTTTTAACGCCAACTAAGAATCAGTCAATTTTGATGAGTCAAGCACCTTTACAACCTCAACAAAAGAATAAAGCGTTACCAGCTCATCCAATGCAACACGGTCAACAAGATGGTAGTCCACGTACTGAAGCTCCTGCCTTACCACCATCTAGAAAATACACCCAAAGGCATTCAGAGCTTTATAATGCAGCTCCCGTTTCACAACAATCACAGGAGCAAGAGCAATATCAAGCAGAAAGAATACCATCAATGGTGGCACCTCAAGTAACCGGAGAATTACAACAATTGAATCCACAATCCACGGGTACAAGTAATATTCTACCAGTTAATAGTCAATCATTGTTCCAACACTCATCAATTGCTAATGATGAAACTGTTAAAGTAGGCTTAAATGCTAGTGTTGCCGAAGTTATTAATGCCAGATTCAAAGAAGGTGTTATCCAAGATTCACAGTTAATCGGTGAATTAGCCTTAGATTATGTACCAACAAATGAACTTCCAATTGGTATTAACTTGAAAATCAACAATAGTAGtaaatttgagaaaatcATCTTGAATCAAGCATTTGTTGAACAAGTAGACGATGAACATTTTAAGATCAATCCTGAATTCATCAACTCTAGGGTTCTTGGAGCAATTAAATACTCTGTTAGTGACACAATGGCTCCAATTGTAGTTCATCctatttggaaatttgaagaacATCAAGCTAGTGTTGTTTTAACGGTTAAAATAGCTAATTTTGTTCCAAGGAGAATAAGGAAACTTACTTTGAAAGATCTAGTTGTTTTTGTCTCTATTGATGGAGCTAATGCCACAAGTGCACTTTCTAAGCCACAAGGTTCCTtcaacaaagaaaagagaagaattaCATGGAGATTCAAAGAACCACTGGTTTTAGATAGAGATGGTGAAGGTGAAAGACTTATCGCAAGATTTTTAACCGATGGTATTGCTAAAGAATCTGAGAGGGGTGTTTCTATTAAGTTCGCCATCCGTGAACAGCATGGGGAAGGTAATGTCgttgaaaatattagtGTCGGAAGTGGTATATCGTTAGAGGCACAGGAATTGGATGTTAATGATCCATTTGGTGGCGAATGGAATAATGTCAACACTACCAACACATTAGCTGCAGGGACATATTATGGATTAGcttga
- the ATG36 gene encoding Atg36p (similar to Saccharomyces cerevisiae YJL185C; ancestral locus Anc_1.152) produces the protein MSFNSAFQKRATKSVIQQTLNSVPTELSQSSGSTCDRNGINDSKDFINEDRIIFDPELDKERNRSQDISENSDIGVSTEFLHIPSGEEDEELDILSSWTSSNLPDRASHQPTSIERIDDWCMNNTSLQLLSNNDDFPSGSGPTYISCEFNYLYPVLSSLSESQLQFLKEVTRDVLPMLLLQGRNSTPGLHRFDNIPSMFPQKTLQFNHSLNLMIENNLNLNDNYESIYLTDESLDVISSNLPTRSYAVNRSTWKNLIRNLMKRK, from the coding sequence ATGTCCTTCAACAGCGCCTTCCAAAAACGTGCGACCAAATCTGTTATTCAACAAACACTAAATAGTGTACCTACCGAACTATCTCAGTCATCAGGTTCAACTTGCGACCGGAATGGCATTAACGACAGCaaagattttatcaatGAAGATAGAATTATCTTTGATCCTGAGCTGGATAAAGAAAGGAATCGGTCGCAAGACATAAGTGAAAATTCAGACATTGGTGTTAGCACAGAATTCCTTCACATACCATCGGGagaggaagatgaagaattggaTATACTGTCCTCTTGGACATCCTCAAACTTACCCGATAGAGCCTCACATCAACCAACCAGTATAGAAAGAATAGATGACTGGTGTATGAACAATACCAGCCTACAGCTTCTTAGTAACAATGACGACTTTCCTTCTGGCAGTGGACCCACCTATATTAGTTGTGAGTTCAATTATCTTTATCCAGTCCTAAGCTCTTTGTCTGAATCTCAATTACAGTTTTTAAAAGAAGTCACAAGAGACGTATTACCAATGTTACTATTACAAGGTAGGAACAGCACGCCTGGATTGCatagatttgataatattcctTCAATGTTCCCTCAAAAAACGTTACAATTTAACCACTCGctaaatttaatgatagaaaataatttgaatttaaacGACAATTATGAGAGTATATATTTAACAGATGAGTCTTTAGACGTCATATCCTCTAATTTGCCTACTCGCTCGTATGCTGTAAACAGGTCAACCTGGAAGAACCTTATAAGAAACCTcatgaagagaaaatga
- the GON7 gene encoding chromatin DNA-binding EKC/KEOPS complex subunit GON7 (similar to Saccharomyces cerevisiae GON7 (YJL184W); ancestral locus Anc_1.154) gives MSHTPTAIYSCPDIPSKNFEVDITQERFNTTNGKSTGPSEHVLNAGQVDQDKPSDPKHIDDDSSKGLTALSKLRCQLTGLQDDINDFLTQRMEHAKNKKLKVSDEKRLDQEINELLDGGDGQDE, from the coding sequence ATGTCACACACTCCAACTGCTATATATTCATGTCCAGATATCCCATCAAAAAACTTCGAAGTTGATATCACACAGGAGAGATTTAATACGACGAATGGTAAGAGCACAGGTCCCAGTGAGCATGTGCTGAATGCGGGCCAGGTCGACCAGGACAAGCCTTCAGATCCAAAACATATCGATGACGACTCGAGTAAAGGCCTGACCGCTTTGAGCAAATTAAGATGCCAACTGACGGGATTGCAGGATGACATCAACGACTTTCTAACACAGAGAATGGAGCATGccaagaacaagaaattgaaagtaaGTGACGAAAAGCGGCTCGACCAAGAGATCAACGAATTGCTCGATGGTGGCGACGGCCAAGATGAATAA
- the MNN11 gene encoding alpha-1,6-mannosyltransferase (similar to Saccharomyces cerevisiae MNN11 (YJL183W); ancestral locus Anc_1.156) — translation MVLKPKSKNKSQQQTLASSKWPLGLPPMFKSSRSNRNYLNMAVVFTAFVLFFYVFSRLFYPSQNSALNSKYTKEHGHYLNELPASSHLIFPHVEHAPLLKEVGISGLFVLRLEGDGSKKYVLKPDDKPFSDDEKKQTTDQVLLVKRSFLDHGKLVFRPKKNVLYPETIIVTLIDFDIYSLDTIVKVVQNRVDYAQSHNYGLYVRWIQEFFPLLEDQNLSASYEYIKPLIMRAAMHAFPKSKNFVFIDQDALVMNLGLSLEKHLLDPNILDVAISRDIPVMAGSNVRTYKNFRLSNTEIIIPQDENGILDLSAFVVTNSVYGRVFLEYLSDPLISGYAWQSTSYAVGHVLQWHPLLLSRTAIVAPKLLASKYDPQQLTDGNDENTKDGFHYNEGDLVASFKNCRERNSCAQDIEKMYEKVIKK, via the coding sequence ATGGTACTAAAaccaaaatcaaagaataaGAGTCAGCAGCAGACACTGGCCTCATCGAAGTGGCCATTGGGTCTTCCACCAATGTTTAAATCATCCAGAAGCAACAGGAATTATCTCAATATGGCAGTTGTATTTACAGCTTTTGTTCTGTTTTTCTATGTCTTCTCTAGGTTGTTCTATCCGTCTCAAAATAGTGCcttaaattcaaaatacaCCAAAGAGCATGgtcattatttgaatgagTTACCTGCATCTAGTCATTTAATATTCCCTCATGTTGAACATGCACCATTATTAAAGGAAGTAGGCATCAGTGGACTGTTTGTTTTGAGACTTGAAGGTGATGGATCCAAGAAATATGTTTTAAAACCAGATGATAAACCAttttctgatgatgaaaagaagcaAACAACCGATCAAGTTTTGCTCGTGAAAAGATCATTTTTAGATCACGGTAAATTAGTATTCAGACCGAAAAAGAATGTCCTCTATCCTGAAACGATTATCGTTACattgattgattttgatatttataGTCTGGATACAATTGTGAAAGTTGTTCAAAATAGAGTTGACTACGCGCAATCACACAATTACGGTCTATATGTACGTTGgattcaagaatttttccCATTATTAGAAGATCAGAATCTTTCAGCATCTTATGAATACATCAAGCCTTTAATTATGCGAGCTGCTATGCATGCTTTCCCAAAGTCTAAAAACTTTGTTTTTATAGATCAAGATGCATTAGTAATGAACTTGGGGCTTTCTCTTGAAAAACATTTGTTGGacccaaatattttggatgTAGCCATAAGCAGAGATATACCAGTTATGGCTGGCTCAAATGTGAGGACTTATAAGAACTTCAGACTTTCTAACACAGAAATTATTATTCCACaggatgaaaatggtatcTTGGATTTATCCGCATTCGTTGTTACCAATAGTGTTTACGGTAGAGTATTCTTAGAATATCTAAGTGACCCATTAATTTCGGGTTATGCTTGGCAAAGTACGTCCTATGCAGTCGGTCATGTCCTACAGTGGCACCCACTGTTATTGTCGAGAACAGCTATTGTTGCaccaaaattattagcAAGTAAGTACGATCCTCAACAGTTAACTGATGgcaatgatgaaaataccaAGGACGGTTTCCATTATAATGAAGGTGATTTAGTAGCCTCTTTCAAGAACTGTAGGGAAAGAAATTCATGTGCACaagacattgaaaaaatgtaCGAAAAGGTTATTAAGAAATAA
- the ATP12 gene encoding ATP synthase complex assembly protein ATP12 (similar to Saccharomyces cerevisiae ATP12 (YJL180C); ancestral locus Anc_1.158), with product MLFYTPTILKFALPRCSRRLSRDCLPIGTRFNSTSSQNKFLDKPGRKLWKHVSVNDTISQEKFHIQLDGKTIKTPLGNPLAVGKDRDALAYLLMKEWDNLKNLSSKRNSLPLTSLVSRCIDLEVATNEKSSGPDAAAKIGGGKEVIKNDLLRYLDTDTLLVFSPRSEYEGALREEQDSLYLPIIKKIESFLSENFGSSPITLQILDADRHGLRGNVQNPETRKAAMKYLDSLCLWNLVVFENVVLTTKSFICGILLLQDRAFSNSPPDLHYSIEEIERAATLETIHQTRRWGEVEEAHAISKAELRMNLYTASVVAFKE from the coding sequence ATGCTCTTCTACACACCGACAATACTGAAATTTGCACTACCAAGATGCAGTAGAAGGCTAAGCAGAGATTGTTTACCGATTGGGACCCGCTTCAATTCCACCAGCTCTCAGAATAAATTCCTCGATAAACCTGGAAGAAAACTATGGAAACACGTATCCGTGAATGACACTATCAGTCAAGAAAAGTTCCACATTCAATTGGATGGGAAGACTATTAAGACTCCACTGGGTAACCCATTGGCAGTAGGGAAGGATCGCGATGCATTGGCGTATTTGTTGATGAAAGAATGGGataacttgaaaaatttatcttcGAAACGAAATTCCTTACCCCTGACTTCACTTGTGTCTAGATGTATTGATTTAGAGGTGGCtaccaatgaaaaatctagTGGGCCTGATGCAGCAGCCAAAATTGGAGGTGGTAAGGAAGTCATCAAGAACGATTTGTTACGCTACCTGGATACTGACACTTTACTCGTATTTTCGCCACGGTCTGAATATGAAGGTGCCCTCAGGGAGGAACAGGATTCTCTTTATTTAccaattatcaaaaaaattgaaagctTCTTATCAGAGAATTTTGGTTCGTCTCCCATTACGCTGCAAATTCTGGATGCTGACAGACATGGTCTGAGAGGCAATGTCCAAAATCCGGAAACCAGAAAAGCTGCAATGAAGTATTTAGATTCTTTATGCCTTTGGAATCTGGTAGTCTTTGAAAACGTAGTTTTGACGACAAAATCCTTCATTTGTGGAATTCTCTTGTTACAAGATAGAGCATTTTCGAATTCCCCACCAGACTTGCACTATAGTATAGAAGAGATAGAGCGTGCAGCAACACTAGAAACAATTCATCAAACTAGGAGATGGGGTGAAGTGGAGGAGGCTCATGCAATAAGTAAGGCGGAATTGAGAATGAATTTGTATACTGCTTCCGTTGTTGCCTTTAAAGAATAG
- the PFD1 gene encoding prefolding complex chaperone subunit (similar to Saccharomyces cerevisiae PFD1 (YJL179W); ancestral locus Anc_1.159), whose amino-acid sequence MSAPQLAQEMAASLRSSKNELSSVNQQLAHLQRQEKLAQVTTKELESYPTEKVWRSCGKTFILQDKRRYLDDLSHDEGVLKEQRKNLEIKQNYLNTSVEKTMDNLRELMKKSQT is encoded by the coding sequence ATGTCTGCACCCCAACTTGCACAAGAAATGGCAGCTAGTCTAAGGTCGTCCAAGAATGAATTGAGTTCTGTGAATCAACAACTGGCACATTTACAAagacaagaaaaattagcaCAAGTGACCACAAAAGAACTAGAATCATATCCCACCGAAAAAGTATGGAGATCATGCGGTAAGACGTTTATCTTACAGGATAAGAGGAGATATCTGGATGATTTGAGCCATGACGAAGGGGTGTTAAAggaacaaagaaagaatttggaaatcaaacaaaattatttgaatactAGTGTCGAGAAGACAATGGACAATTTGAGGGagctgatgaagaagagtcAGACCTAG
- the ATG27 gene encoding Atg27p (similar to Saccharomyces cerevisiae ATG27 (YJL178C); ancestral locus Anc_1.160) produces the protein MRSEWKLIVLSLLGFSLVQSLECSKHETIKKYQMDRFSVLGETEKDTPPSKTKEVWYANLCDENRDDNERPSDCDKNDVLCGLTEVSVPGKDTLTTQIISFSKSLAFTIEEGEDNLVFLLKGTKWGPNTIDAKLSFACNTNMKKDEIVSSTWHDQEIQIESKGPSGCLKDTDSGKHKDDGDKNNGEEQSNGGHFSWFTWLFVYALLFTLIYLIVVSYLQTRGGSFDDFRTEFTDRSIKFATSLPEFVKEVASKIFGLNRSSAARGGYSAV, from the coding sequence ATGCGCTCAGAATGGAAGCTTATTGTATTATCATTGCTTGGATTTTCTCTAGTGCAAAGTTTAGAGTGTTCCAAGCATGAAACGATAAAGAAGTACCAAATGGACAGGTTCTCTGTCCTGGGTGAGACCGAGAAGGATACTCCACCTAGTAAGACAAAAGAAGTATGGTATGCTAATCTTTGTGACGAAAATAGAGATGATAATGAGCGTCCGTCAGATTGTGATAAAAATGACGTTTTATGCGGTCTAACAGAAGTTAGTGTGCCAGGAAAGGACACATTGACCACACAGATTATAAGCTTCTCCAAGAGTTTAGCATTTACAATTGAAGAAGGGGAAGATAATCTGGTTTTCTTACTAAAGGGAACTAAATGGGGTCCAAATACCATTGATGCCAAATTGTCTTTCGCTTGTAATACTAATatgaagaaagatgaaatcGTTTCAAGTACATGGCATGATCAggaaattcaaattgaaagtaaAGGTCCATCTGGTTGTTTAAAAGATACAGATTCCGGTAAACATAAAGATGATGGTGACAAAAATAATGGAGAAGAGCAATCAAATGGTGGCCATTTTTCATGGTTCACATGGCTCTTCGTCTACGCATTACTCTTCACACTAATCTATTTAATTGTCGTCTCTTACTTACAAACAAGAGGTGGAtcttttgatgatttcCGTACTGAGTTCACCGACCGTTCTATTAAATTCGCTACTTCATTACCTGAATTTGTCAAGGAAGTAgcatcaaaaatatttggtcTTAATAGATCCTCAGCAGCGAGAGGCGGTTACAGTGCTGTGTAA